In Candidatus Limnocylindrales bacterium, the sequence GCCGCGCGTCCGGCGGGATCTGTGACCTTGCGGAAGTCTGCGACGGCGCAGCCGATGCTTGCCCGGCCGATGCGAAGAGCACGGCCGAGTGCCGCGCGTCCGCCGGCATCTGCGACCTGGCGGAAGTCTGCGACGGCGCGGCCGACGCTTGCCCGAGCGACTCCAAAAGCACCGCCGAGTGCCGCAGCGCTGGTGGGGTTTGCGACGTCGCGGAGGATTGTGACGGCATCGTGAATGGCTGTCCTGCGGACGAATTCGCGTCGTCGACACTGACCTGCCGCGAGTCGTCCACGGTCTGCGACCAGGCCGAAACCTGCACGGGTGCAGGTGCGGATTGTCCCGAGGATGGATTCGCATCGTCGGCGACGGTCTGTCGCGCCGCGATCTCGATCTGTGATGCTGAAGAAAACTGTACCGGTGCCAGTGTCGTATGCCCGGCCGACGCGGCGGCCTCGACCGCCACGGTCTGCCGCAATGCGACCGGCGCCTGCGACGCAACGGAGACCTGCGACGGCGCCGGCTCCTGCCCGGTCGACGGTTTTGCTTCGTCGAGCACGCCGTGTGGCAGCAATACCGAAACCGAGTGCAATCACGCCGACACGTGCGACGGCGCCGGCACCTGTCAACTCAATCTCGAGGCGCCGGCAACTCCATGCGGAAGCAGCATGGACGATTCCTGTACCAATCCGGATACGTGCGATGGTTCGGGAAGCTGCCAGGCGAACAACGAGATCAATGGAACCTCGTGTGATGACGGTGCGTCCTGCAATGGAAGCGATACCTGCGCATCCGGCGCATGCACCGTCCATGCGGGCGATCCATGCGCCGGACCGGACGGAGACAGCAATTGCAGCGAAAGCTGCGACGAGGCTACCGATACATGCACGGCGGCCGACCTGAACGGCAGCACCTGCAACAGCGGCGACGGATGCACGACCGGCGAGACCTGCACGGCCGGCGTCTGCGGTGGCGGCGACTCGAGCGGATGCACGGACCTCTGCGGCGACGCGCCCGCGAGCGGCTGCTTCGTCGCAGGCAAGTTCGGATTCAAAGTGAAGGATGCCGGCGACCCGGCCAAGAACCAGGTCAAATGGAAGTGGAAGAAGGGCGCACCGGTCGATCCCGCCAACCTCGGAACACCGGTATCGACGACGCGCTACGCACTGTGCATCTACGACAGGACGGGTAACATTCCGACGACGGTCGGCTCGTACGACCTGCCGGCCAACGCGATGTGGATCCCGAAAACCGGAGCGATCAGCTACAAGGACAAGAGTGGAACCCGGGACGGCTTCACCCAGGTCAAGGGCAAGGCGAGCCTCGAGGCGGGCAAGTCCTCGATGCAGGCGAAGCTGGCGACGTCGAATCTGACGCTGCCGCCGGCGCTCAACGGGACAAACTACTTCGACGTGGACCCGACGCTCACCGTGCAACTCGTCAACAGCCTGGGTGCGTGCTGGACCACGGACTTCACGGAGCCGGTCAAGAAGAACACCGCGGTGCAGTTCTCGGCAGTCGGCCCATAGCCTGAATCAAACGCCGAGCTGCGCTGCGGCATCGAGCGCTAAGACGAGGCCGGGTACGAACGCGGGTCCGTTCGTACCCGGCACTTCGGTGTGGACGGATCGGACGGCATCGATGCCAACTCCGGCCGGCATGACGAACACAGACCGGTTCTCGCTCAGCGTCTACGGCTAGTCGGCGTTCATGACGGTGGCGCCCGGCAAGATGCGCGGCGACAACGTTAGGGTGACCGGCGGCGTCGCGCCATAACTGGCGTCAGGGTTCTGTAGTCGTTGCCGCGAGCTCGCGGAATCGTGATACGGGAAGATGCAGCACGGCCGAACGCGCGAGCGCGCGTTCGGCCGTTGCTGTTTGCAGGTGATTGAAGGCTTGGCTCAGTGGAAGTAGGCCCGATACCTCTTCGACTGGTTCTTCTTCGGGATGCCGAACTCGGTTGTCCAGCACGCACCGTCGGTGCTGAGGAACTGCGCGATGACGCTCGGATCCGAGTCGAACATCGTGCTGCCCACCGGATCGGGCAGCGCCAGGTAGCTGCCCTGGGCTTTCAGCCGGATCTTCGATCGATTCGGCTTCGACGATGACTGCACGGTGACCCGGCGCATGCCGTCGAAATAGCCCTGGCGGTCCACGTAGCGAAGCTTTCCGGTGCCGCCGCCCGGCTTCCAGAACGTATTCATCGGCGGAATGTTCAGCGACGTCGCGAGCCGCGGATCACCGCCGAGCTGGTCGAAGATGCAGAGCGAGTATCCGGTCGTCGTGCCGGGATTTCCGAAATCCGCGAGCGTGAACGGATCGCCCATCCGCCAGGTCCAGCGGATCGCATCCTTGCGAGTGATGAACCAGTCGTTGACGACCAGAAGGCCGGCCCCGCTCTGATAGCACGTTCCGGGATCGCGAACGTCGGGCGCGTTGACGCAGCCGGTCTCGGTGTCGCAACTGTCGGCGGTGCAGAGGCTGTCGTCGTCGCAGTCGAGCGGTGAGCCCGCGATGCAGTTTCCGCCGAAGCAGTGATCGACGCTGGTGCACGCGTTGCCGTCGCTGCAGACGCTTCCGTTCGAAAGGCCGACGTTCGGCGGACAGGTGGGCGCCGACCCGGAGCACACCTCCGGCGCGTCGCACGCGGCCGCCACCGGGCGGCACACGGTGGCCGATCCTGCGAAACCGTTGACGGGGCAGGCTGCGCTCGCACCGGTACAGTGCTCCGCGACGTCACAGATCTGCGTCGCGTCCCTGCATTCGAGAGTCGACGGCTGGAACGAATCGGACGGGCACGCGGCGCTACTGCCGGTGCAGGTTTCTTCCGCGTCGCAGACGTCGGCCGATTCCCGGCACGCCACGTCCGATGCCTTGAAGTCGTCGTTCGGGCACGCCGGGCTGGTACCGTCGCATGCTTCCGGCGTGTCGCAGATGTCTGCGGACGGACGACACTCGGTCGCAATCGCGACGACATCGTCGGCCGGACAGTCGACCGACGCTCCGGTGCAGTTCTCGACGACGTCGCAGCTTCCGGCGGACGATCGGCAGACGGTCGTCGACGGCTGAAAGCCGATGGCCGGGCAGTCCGCGCTCGTGCCGGTGCACAGTCCGTCGGCTTCGCACACGCCCGACGAGCCGCGGCACAGGACCGTCGATGCCTGGTAGGAATCCTCGGGACACAGCGAAGAAGTCCCGGTGCAGGTCTCTTCGATATCGCAGTTGCCGGCCGACGGCCGGCACGTGGTGGCCGACGACTCGTAGTCGTCGCCCGGACAGTCGGCGGTCAGTCCGTCGCAGCTCTCTGCGATGTCGCAGTTGCTCACCGAGCCGCGGCACTCGGCCGTCGAGAACGAATTGGACGGGCACGTCGGACTGGTTCCGTCGCATTCTTCGGCGGTGTCACAGACGCCTGCCGACGGGCGACACTCGGTCGCGATCGCCAGTACATCGTCGGCCGGACAGTCGACCGATGCTCCGGTGCAGCTCTCGACCACATCGCAGCTTCCGGCCGAGGGTCGACAGACGGTCGTCGACGGCTGGAAGCCGGTGGCCGGACAATCCGCGCTCGTGCCGGTGCACTGCGCGTCGGCTTCGCAAACGCCCGCCGAACCGCGGCAAACGACCGTCGACGCCTGGTAGGAATCCTCGGGACACTCCGACGATGTTCCGGTGCAGACTTCGTCGATGTCGCAGTTGCCCGCCGACGTCCGGCACGTGGTCGCCGACGACGCGTAGTCGTCGCCCGGACAGTCGGCCGTCACTCCGTCGCAGCTCTCGGCAACGTCGCAGATGCTCACCGAGCTGCGGCACTCCGCCGTCGAGAACGAATCGGACGGGCAGCCGGCGGAGCTCCCCGTGCAGCTCTCGGCGAGATCGCAGTCGCCGGCCGCGGGCCGGCACGGCGTCGTCGAAGCTTCGAACGAATTCTCCGGACAGACTCCCGTCGCGCCGTCGCAGAATTCGGCCGTATCGCAGACGTCCGTCGAAGCGCGGCACGCGGTGCTGGAAGGCTCGACGGAATCGGCGGGGCAGCTCGCTGTCGAGCCGGTGCAGTTCTCGACCACGTCGCACGAGCCCGTCGATGCGCGGCATTCGGTCGACGACGGAACGAACGCGTTCTCCGGGCAGTCGGCCGTCGATCCGTCGCACGTCTCGGCTACGTCGCATTCGCCTTCGGAATCCCTGCACGTCGAAGTCAGGAACGAATCGGAAGGACATTCCGGCGTGGACCCGGTGCAGCTTTCTGCGGTGTCACAGACTCCGGCGACCGGCCGGCACACCGTCGTCGAAGGCTCGAGAACCTCCGCCGGGCAGGCCTCGCCCGGATTGCCGGAGCAGACTTCGACCGGATCGCAGGCGCCCGTGCTGGTGCGGCACGGCGTTTCAGCAGGCGAGAACACGTCGGATGGGCAGGTCGCGCTGGTGCCGCTGCAGGTTTCGTCGGGGTCACAAAGGTCGCCCGAGCCCTCGCGGCAGATGGTGCCGGTCTCGTCGAACAGGCAGGTCGACGGATTGCAGCAGTCGCCGAACGGCGTTTCACAGTCCTCGCCGGCGTCGAGGTTGCCGTCGCCGCATTCTCCCACGCCGGTTCCTTCGGCGGCACCGATGTCGCACGTCACGTCCACGGGGCGCGTCACGCCGCGCTGGTCGAGCAGCGTGCAGCGCCTGAGCGAACCGGTGATCCCGCCATCGAAAGGAAGCGCCGGGTTGCCGGCGTCGAGCACGGGGCTGCCGACCGCAGGCAGCATCGTCGTGGTGTTGCCGCCGTTGTTGGCCGGCGCCGTCAGCATCGGATCGAGCGGCGTGGCCGCCGTGCCGACCTGGTTGCCGTTGACGCCGTTGGCGAACGTCAGACAGTTGCCGGACGCCACCGTGCCGCCGACGCCGATGAAGTTGTAGCCGTTGCTGATCACGTCCGAGGTCTGGCCCGTCGAGCAATCCGGATGAATGTTGGATGTGGAGAGATCGAAATTGCCGGCGATGATGCTGTTGGAGACGATGATGTCGCCGTTCTGGCGGCGAATGCCGCCGCCGTCGCCGTTGTTGTTCGCGTCCGAGTCGGCGGTGTTGCCGGTGATCGTGACGTTGTTCATCGTGAGCGTGCCGCTGCCGTTCTTGTGGATCGCTCCTCCGCCGGCCGTCGCGGTGTTGCCATAGAATGTGGAGTTGGTGAGCAGGATATCGGAGGCGGATTCGCGAAGTGCGCCGCCCTCGGCGCCGGTCGCGGTGGCGGCGTTGTTCGAGAACGTGCAGCCGGAGATCGTGCTCGAAACCGTTCCTGCGCCGATGCGCAGCGCGCCGCCTTCGGTGTTGGCCCTGTTTCCGTCGAACGTACAGTCCGTGATCGTCAGGACGTCGGCCTGGATGCTCAGCGCACCGCCGTCCGAGCCGCTGCCGTTGGTGAGATTGTCGAGGAAGTCCACGCGCGTGAACGTGCCGGAATCGACGTTCTGGCCGAGTCGGAAGCCGCCGCCGGAGCCGCGCGCAAAGTTGTCCTCGACGGTGCAGTCCGTGATCGCGAACGAGTTGCTGCCGCTTGCGAGAATACTGCCGGCGCCACCCGACGAACCGCCGCCGAACGCCTGATTTCCGCGAAAGACCGAATTGGTGATGGTGACGGTGAACGCGCCGGCCGTCACGTGCAGGCCTCCGCCATCGCCGGTGGTGCGGTTGTCCTCGAACACGCAGTCGTGGATGCCGAGCGCTTCGCCGTTCGCCGGGTTGAATATCAGGCCGGCGCCGTTCGAGATTCCGCCGCCGTTGCGAATGGTCAGGTTTCCGAGCGTGAGGCTGCCGGCCGAGACGTTGAACAGACGGTACGTCGCCGTGCTGACCGCCGCGTTTGCGCGGATGGTCGTCGTCGCGGCACTTGCCCCGTTCAGCGTCAGATCGTTGTCCGGCAGCGTGATGTCCGCGACCGCGATCTCGGTGCCGACCGTGGAGAGGTCATAGGTTCCGGCGGGAATCACGATCGTGTCGTTGCCGAGCACGCCCGACGGCACGCACGCGTCGACCTGCACATCGCCGTTGGCCGTGGCGACGGCTTCGCGCAGTGAGCAATCGCCGTCGCTGTTGATCTCGTCGCCGGTGGTGTTGACGGTCAGCGTCGCTGCGCCGGAATCGCCGGCTGCCAGAGCAGCCGCCAGCAGCCAGGCGCACAGCGCCCGGTACGTCATCCCCTTGCCGTCGGACATTCGTCGAAATGCGGACATACCGGACTCCTTGCTCGGCGTTTCACTCACGGCGCGCTGGCCTTGAATTGCGTGGTCGTGTTCTTCTTGACGCCGTCGGGCGCGAATTCGCTGGTCCAGCAGGCACCGGCCGAGTTCACGAGCTCGACGACGAGAGAGTTGGCGTGGAGGAAATGTTCTGCGTCGACGGGCGCCGGAAGGTCGAGAGGGATGCCCGCGGCCTTGAGCTTTGCGGAAGACTTTCCGTCGGTATCGCCGGCCTTGACCTGCGCCTGCGACACCCCGTCCGACGCCGCCGACTTGTCGACGTATTTCACGGACGTGGGCTTCGTGGTCCACGGCGGCGTCCCCGGTGGGATCTGCATCGACGCGACGAGAGACGGCGCGCCGCCGTCGGCGTCGTACACGCACAGTGCGTACGTCGTCGTCGAGCCCGGCGTCCCGAGCTCGGTGGCGGGATACGACTGGCCCTTCTGCCAGCCCCACTTCAAGCCGTCCTTGGTATCGTCGGCGTTATCCTTCATCGAGAATTTCGCTTTCGCGGCAACGAAACAGCCGGTAACGATCGGCACCGCGTCGTTCACGCAGCCGTCGACGGCGTCGCAACTGTCGGTGGTGCACAGATTGTCGTCGTCGCAATCGTCCGCGGCGCCGCCGCCGCAGGTGCCCGCCGTACACGTCTCTCCGACCGTACAGATGTCGGCGTCGTTGCAGGCGCTGCCATTCGGATCGTTGCCGGTGCACGCGTCCGCGGTCTCGTCGCAGGTTTCGGAGCAGTCGGCATCGCCGTCGACGCCCGGACATGGATCGCCCGCATGGCTGGTGCAGGTACCGGAAGCGCACGTGTCCGAACCGTTGCAGAAGGCATCGTCGTCGCACGGCGTGCCGTTGTTCTCGTTGTGCGTCAGGCAGGTGCCCGAGCTGTTGCAGCTATCCGGATTGTCGCAGCTGGTGTCGGCCGGATCGCCGCACGGCGTGGCGTTCGGCTTGAAGCTGTTGGCCGGGCAGGATGCGGCGCTGCCGGTGCAGTTTTCGGTAACGTCGCAGTCTCCGGCCGACGGACGGCACACGGTCGAGCTCGAAGCGAGCACGTTCGCGGGGCAGCTCGCGTTCGAGCCGGTGCAGTGCTCCGGCGACGGATCGCAGATGCCCGCCGACGGGCGGCACACGGTAGTACTCGACGAGAGAACGTTGGCCGGACACGTCGCGGTCGTGCCCGTGCATCGTTCCGGCCCCGGATCGCAGACACCGGCGGTCGCGCGGCACACGGTCGCACTCGACGAGAGAACGTTCGCCGGGCACGTTGCAGTCGACCCGGTGCAGTTTTCCGGAGACGGATCGCAGATGCCGGCGGACGCGCGGCAGAGCGTCGCGCTCGACGACACTACGTCGCTCGGACAGTCGGCAGTCGAGCCGGTGCAGTTTTCCGGCGACGGGTCGCAGATACCGGCGGATGCGCGGCACAGGGTGGCACTGGAGGAAAGCACGTCGCTCGGGCAGTCGGCAGTCGAGCCGGTGCAGCTTTCCGGCGACGGGTCGCAGACGCCGGCCGACTCGCGACACAGCGTGGCGCTCGATGACATCACGTCAGCCGGGCAGTCGGCGGTCGAGCCCGTACAGCTCTCCGGCGACGGATCGCAGACGCCTGCCGACTCGCGGCACAACGTCTCGCTCGACGACAGCACATCGGCCGGACAGTCGGCGGTCGAGCCGGTGCAGCTCTCCGGTGACGGATCGCAGACGCCGGCCGATGCGCGGCACAGCGTATCGCTCGGCGACAGCACGTCGGCCGGGCAGGCGGCGTCCGAGCCGGTGCAGCTCTCGGGTGATGGATCGCAGACGCCCGCCGAGGCGCGGCACAACGTATCGCTCGGCGACAGCACGTCGGCCGGGCATTCGGCGTCCGCGCCGGTGCAGTTCTCGGGTGACGGATCGCAGATGCCAGCGGACGCGCGACACACCGTTGCGCTCGATGCCAGCACGTCGCTCGGGCAGTCGGCGTCTGCACCGGTGCAGTTCTCCGGCGACGGATCGCAGACGCCGGCAGACTCGCGGCAGAGCGTTGTGCTCGACGACAGCACGTCGGCCGGACAGTCGGCGTCTGATCCCGTGCAGCTCTCCGGCGACGGATCGCAGACGCCGGCAGAGGCGCGGCACAACGTATCGCTCGGCGAGAGCACGTCGGCGGGACAGTCGGCGTCCGAGCCTGTGCAGCTCTCCGGCGACGGATCGCAGATGCCGGCGGACGCGCGGCACAACGTGTTGCTCGACGACAGCACGTCGGCCGG encodes:
- a CDS encoding choice-of-anchor Q domain-containing protein produces the protein MSAFRRMSDGKGMTYRALCAWLLAAALAAGDSGAATLTVNTTGDEINSDGDCSLREAVATANGDVQVDACVPSGVLGNDTIVIPAGTYDLSTVGTEIAVADITLPDNDLTLNGASAATTTIRANAAVSTATYRLFNVSAGSLTLGNLTIRNGGGISNGAGLIFNPANGEALGIHDCVFEDNRTTGDGGGLHVTAGAFTVTITNSVFRGNQAFGGGSSGGAGSILASGSNSFAITDCTVEDNFARGSGGGFRLGQNVDSGTFTRVDFLDNLTNGSGSDGGALSIQADVLTITDCTFDGNRANTEGGALRIGAGTVSSTISGCTFSNNAATATGAEGGALRESASDILLTNSTFYGNTATAGGGAIHKNGSGTLTMNNVTITGNTADSDANNNGDGGGIRRQNGDIIVSNSIIAGNFDLSTSNIHPDCSTGQTSDVISNGYNFIGVGGTVASGNCLTFANGVNGNQVGTAATPLDPMLTAPANNGGNTTTMLPAVGSPVLDAGNPALPFDGGITGSLRRCTLLDQRGVTRPVDVTCDIGAAEGTGVGECGDGNLDAGEDCETPFGDCCNPSTCLFDETGTICREGSGDLCDPDETCSGTSATCPSDVFSPAETPCRTSTGACDPVEVCSGNPGEACPAEVLEPSTTVCRPVAGVCDTAESCTGSTPECPSDSFLTSTCRDSEGECDVAETCDGSTADCPENAFVPSSTECRASTGSCDVVENCTGSTASCPADSVEPSSTACRASTDVCDTAEFCDGATGVCPENSFEASTTPCRPAAGDCDLAESCTGSSAGCPSDSFSTAECRSSVSICDVAESCDGVTADCPGDDYASSATTCRTSAGNCDIDEVCTGTSSECPEDSYQASTVVCRGSAGVCEADAQCTGTSADCPATGFQPSTTVCRPSAGSCDVVESCTGASVDCPADDVLAIATECRPSAGVCDTAEECDGTSPTCPSNSFSTAECRGSVSNCDIAESCDGLTADCPGDDYESSATTCRPSAGNCDIEETCTGTSSLCPEDSYQASTVLCRGSSGVCEADGLCTGTSADCPAIGFQPSTTVCRSSAGSCDVVENCTGASVDCPADDVVAIATECRPSADICDTPEACDGTSPACPNDDFKASDVACRESADVCDAEETCTGSSAACPSDSFQPSTLECRDATQICDVAEHCTGASAACPVNGFAGSATVCRPVAAACDAPEVCSGSAPTCPPNVGLSNGSVCSDGNACTSVDHCFGGNCIAGSPLDCDDDSLCTADSCDTETGCVNAPDVRDPGTCYQSGAGLLVVNDWFITRKDAIRWTWRMGDPFTLADFGNPGTTTGYSLCIFDQLGGDPRLATSLNIPPMNTFWKPGGGTGKLRYVDRQGYFDGMRRVTVQSSSKPNRSKIRLKAQGSYLALPDPVGSTMFDSDPSVIAQFLSTDGACWTTEFGIPKKNQSKRYRAYFH